From the Bacteroidota bacterium genome, one window contains:
- the rsmD gene encoding 16S rRNA (guanine(966)-N(2))-methyltransferase RsmD: protein MRIIGGKYGGRTLLAPASLPVRPTTDYAKSGLFNILNNKIDFESLRVLDLFSGVGGISLEFASRGAKSVTAVDIHFNCVKYLNDTAAKLGIKELKCIRSDVYKFLKQNTSTYDLIFADPPFDQAETDQIPDLVFERNLLEPGGILIVEHQSKRELNSKIPATEIRKYGNVGFSFYEA, encoded by the coding sequence TTGCGAATCATAGGAGGAAAATACGGAGGCCGCACTTTACTTGCTCCGGCTTCTTTGCCTGTGAGGCCGACAACAGATTACGCGAAGTCGGGCTTATTCAATATCCTCAACAACAAAATCGATTTTGAATCCCTGCGTGTGCTTGATCTGTTTAGCGGAGTCGGCGGAATCAGTCTTGAATTCGCGTCCAGAGGCGCGAAAAGTGTTACCGCTGTGGATATTCATTTCAATTGTGTCAAATACCTGAATGATACCGCAGCAAAACTTGGCATCAAAGAACTGAAATGCATTCGTTCCGATGTCTACAAGTTCCTGAAACAAAACACCTCCACCTACGATCTGATATTCGCTGATCCGCCATTTGATCAAGCCGAAACCGACCAGATCCCGGATCTGGTTTTTGAAAGAAATCTACTCGAACCCGGAGGAATTCTTATCGTTGAACATCAATCCAAACGAGAACTAAATTCAAAAATCCCGGCCACCGAAATACGGAAGTATGGGAATGTGGGGTTTTCGTTTTATGAAGCTTAA
- a CDS encoding leucine-rich repeat domain-containing protein codes for MSIFYLLAPVFTSSAQETHAVFRDSAYVYRSIREAKENPDQVFRLNLSKTKLDSFPAEILLFKNLRELDLSKNRLHSLPPEIGQLTQLKRLNLANNKLDSLPEEIGNLIKLEYLGLNRNVLESLPASIGKLQSLEVLELWDNELADVPDEIGNLGNLKVLELRGILFSDEQQARIDSLVVKTAKIYMSPSCACKN; via the coding sequence TTGAGCATATTTTACCTTCTTGCACCGGTATTCACTTCCAGTGCTCAGGAGACGCATGCGGTTTTCAGAGATTCAGCCTATGTTTATCGTAGCATCAGAGAGGCTAAAGAAAATCCTGATCAGGTTTTTCGCCTGAACCTGAGCAAAACAAAACTCGATAGTTTCCCGGCTGAAATTCTGCTTTTCAAAAACCTCCGCGAACTGGATCTGAGCAAAAACAGGTTGCATTCTTTGCCTCCTGAAATCGGACAGCTTACACAATTGAAACGATTGAATCTGGCTAACAACAAACTGGATTCTCTTCCGGAAGAAATCGGTAACCTGATCAAACTTGAATACCTCGGACTCAACCGCAATGTTCTTGAATCATTGCCGGCAAGCATTGGTAAACTGCAAAGTCTGGAAGTGCTCGAACTCTGGGACAATGAACTCGCTGATGTTCCCGATGAAATTGGTAATCTCGGCAATCTGAAAGTACTCGAACTAAGAGGAATTCTTTTTTCCGATGAACAACAAGCCCGCATCGATTCACTTGTCGTGAAGACAGCGAAGATTTATATGTCGCCGAGTTGCGCTTGTAAGAATTAG
- a CDS encoding pirin family protein, translating into MSEPLKRRSFISRVTLGLVSAIAVPFNGISNSIKESINPEDKKMNPIKNIKPLGFMWDTADPFLFCVHHEDKFPKGNAEMGPVTSMQGRNLGDDFIIKDGFRMYHGKKVPGFPGHPHRGFETITVVRQGIVDHADSMGAAGRYGNGDVQWMTAGKGVQHSEMFPLLSEKKENPMELFQIWLNLPKKNKMVEPHFKMLWQDMIPRYVHKDNNGKSTTVEVIAGKIGSIKAPAPPPDSWAATESNEVAIWNIKMNPGAVWTLPKASAGINRTVYFYEGESLNLAGTSIPKYNAVELEANMDVLVQAGDQPTSILLLQGKPIGETVIQYGPFVMNTKEEINQAFEDYHRTQFGGWPWPRYDQVHPREKSRFAKHADGKEEVKSS; encoded by the coding sequence ATGAGCGAACCCTTAAAGCGAAGAAGCTTCATCTCCCGTGTAACTCTCGGACTGGTGTCAGCAATTGCTGTTCCTTTCAACGGAATTTCAAATTCAATCAAAGAATCTATCAATCCTGAGGACAAGAAAATGAACCCGATAAAAAATATCAAACCCCTTGGATTTATGTGGGACACCGCAGATCCGTTTTTGTTTTGTGTTCATCATGAAGACAAATTTCCAAAAGGAAATGCGGAGATGGGTCCGGTTACATCGATGCAGGGAAGAAATCTCGGCGATGATTTTATCATCAAGGATGGTTTCAGAATGTATCACGGGAAAAAAGTTCCCGGTTTTCCCGGTCATCCTCACCGGGGATTTGAAACGATTACGGTGGTCAGACAAGGTATCGTGGATCACGCGGATTCCATGGGTGCGGCAGGAAGATATGGTAATGGTGATGTGCAATGGATGACTGCAGGCAAAGGTGTTCAGCATTCGGAAATGTTTCCACTGCTGAGTGAAAAGAAGGAAAATCCGATGGAGCTTTTTCAGATCTGGCTGAATCTTCCGAAGAAAAATAAAATGGTTGAGCCGCATTTTAAAATGTTATGGCAGGATATGATTCCACGTTATGTTCACAAAGACAATAACGGAAAATCAACAACAGTTGAAGTGATTGCCGGTAAGATCGGAAGTATCAAAGCTCCTGCGCCTCCGCCGGATTCCTGGGCCGCGACAGAGAGTAATGAAGTTGCTATATGGAATATTAAAATGAATCCGGGCGCGGTCTGGACTTTGCCAAAAGCTTCTGCAGGAATTAACCGTACCGTTTATTTCTATGAAGGTGAATCGCTCAATCTTGCAGGTACTTCCATTCCCAAATACAATGCGGTGGAACTCGAAGCCAATATGGATGTATTGGTTCAGGCAGGTGATCAGCCGACTAGTATCTTATTGCTCCAAGGAAAACCGATTGGTGAAACCGTCATTCAATACGGACCATTTGTGATGAACACCAAGGAAGAAATCAACCAGGCTTTTGAAGATTATCACCGCACTCAATTCGGTGGCTGGCCATGGCCGAGATATGATCAGGTTCACCCGCGTGAAAAAAGCAGGTTTGCCAAACACGCGGATGGGAAGGAAGAGGTGAAGAGTAGTTAG
- a CDS encoding GH3 auxin-responsive promoter family protein: MPLIGALIKQGLKLGTRVKLRDYTPIQHQRKELRKLMRKAEHTAFGNHYGFSKMLDSRNFVRAFQNDVPVFNYNSIFQNWWHRCLAEEENVCWPGHVNYFALSSGTSESASKHIPVTNDMVKSLRKASIRQIITLSKYDLPASFFEKGILWLGGSTQLNRHGGYYEGDVSGISARRVPIWFQQYYKPGKKISKEKDWNIKLEEITKQADKWDIGIITGVPSWVQLLMEKVIERYKLKSIHDIWPNLQVVAHGGVSFEPYRRSFERFFSKPVHFIEMYPASEGFIAFQAEPDVRYMKLILNNGLFYEFVPFNDENFDANGELKQNPQALLVNEVKEGVDYAILISTCAGAWRYMIGDVVRFVNKENCEIVISGRTKHFLSLVGEHLSVDNMNKAVEYVAEQLNVEIPEFTVAGIPYEGSFAHHWFLGVNGNLDRAQAKLLLDKKLKELNDDYAVERVSALKEVIIETLPAIKFYNYMSNNGRLGGQNKFPRVLKASQLEEWKQYIAG, encoded by the coding sequence ATGCCGCTGATCGGAGCTCTTATTAAACAGGGATTGAAACTGGGTACACGCGTCAAACTGCGTGATTATACTCCTATTCAACACCAGCGTAAGGAATTACGTAAACTCATGCGAAAAGCGGAGCATACCGCTTTTGGCAATCATTACGGTTTTAGCAAGATGCTTGACTCCCGGAATTTTGTCAGGGCATTCCAGAATGACGTTCCGGTTTTCAATTACAACTCTATTTTTCAGAACTGGTGGCATCGTTGTCTGGCCGAAGAAGAAAATGTCTGCTGGCCGGGACATGTGAATTATTTCGCCCTGAGTTCAGGCACTTCTGAATCCGCAAGCAAACACATTCCTGTCACCAACGACATGGTGAAATCCTTGCGCAAAGCAAGCATTCGTCAGATTATCACACTCAGCAAATACGATTTACCGGCTTCTTTTTTTGAAAAAGGAATTCTCTGGCTTGGCGGATCAACACAACTCAACAGACACGGTGGATATTACGAAGGTGATGTGAGCGGAATTTCCGCCCGACGTGTTCCGATCTGGTTTCAGCAATATTACAAACCCGGAAAAAAAATTTCCAAGGAGAAAGACTGGAATATCAAACTCGAAGAAATTACCAAGCAGGCCGACAAATGGGATATCGGAATTATTACCGGTGTTCCTTCATGGGTTCAGCTGCTGATGGAAAAAGTAATCGAACGTTACAAGTTAAAAAGCATCCACGATATTTGGCCCAATCTCCAGGTAGTCGCTCATGGTGGTGTTTCTTTCGAGCCATACCGCAGAAGCTTTGAGCGTTTCTTTTCCAAACCTGTACACTTCATCGAAATGTATCCTGCTTCGGAAGGCTTCATCGCGTTCCAGGCAGAACCGGATGTACGTTACATGAAACTCATCCTGAACAACGGACTGTTTTATGAATTCGTTCCTTTCAACGATGAGAACTTCGACGCGAATGGAGAACTAAAACAAAACCCTCAGGCATTACTGGTGAATGAAGTAAAAGAAGGTGTTGATTACGCCATTCTAATCAGCACCTGCGCCGGAGCATGGAGATATATGATTGGTGATGTTGTTCGATTTGTCAACAAAGAGAACTGCGAAATCGTCATTAGCGGAAGAACAAAACATTTCCTCAGTCTGGTTGGCGAACATCTCAGTGTCGATAACATGAACAAAGCTGTCGAATATGTCGCGGAACAACTCAATGTTGAAATCCCCGAATTCACTGTCGCCGGAATTCCTTACGAAGGATCTTTTGCCCATCACTGGTTTCTTGGTGTGAATGGAAATCTGGACAGAGCCCAGGCCAAACTTTTACTCGATAAAAAACTAAAAGAACTGAACGACGATTACGCCGTTGAACGTGTCTCTGCATTGAAAGAAGTCATTATCGAAACACTTCCTGCAATTAAGTTCTACAACTACATGAGCAACAACGGCAGGCTCGGCGGACAAAACAAATTCCCCCGCGTACTCAAAGCTTCGCAGTTGGAGGAGTGGAAGCAATATATTGCTGGCTAG
- a CDS encoding bifunctional riboflavin kinase/FAD synthetase, translating into MKVYNSVEEFPGLENAVVTIGTFDGVHAGHNKIIQRLNDVARETKGETVLLTFFPHPRMVLQPDDSDLKLITTMEERTLLLEKNGIHHLIVQPFSKEFSRISATEFVRDVLLSKIGMKTLVIGYDHHFGRNREGSYKELEEMASMYGFRLEEISKQVIDEVAVSSTKIRKALLLGDVEAANKLLGHDFTLRGEVIKGDRIGTSLGFPTANIKIRESYKLIPEDGIYAVMVEVDGELHKGMLYLGTRPTVDGKKHTSEVNILDFNRDIYGKTITVFLKTRIRGDMHFENLEQLKEKMKEDLQNATKLLS; encoded by the coding sequence TTGAAAGTATACAATTCAGTTGAAGAGTTTCCCGGTCTGGAGAATGCGGTGGTGACCATCGGCACCTTCGACGGAGTTCATGCCGGTCACAATAAAATTATTCAAAGACTGAATGATGTAGCCAGGGAAACGAAGGGTGAAACGGTTTTGCTCACATTTTTTCCTCATCCAAGGATGGTTCTCCAGCCGGATGACAGTGATTTAAAGCTCATTACCACGATGGAGGAAAGAACCCTTCTTCTCGAAAAAAACGGAATCCATCATCTGATTGTGCAACCTTTCAGCAAGGAATTTTCCCGCATCTCCGCGACGGAATTTGTTCGGGATGTTTTGCTCAGTAAGATAGGTATGAAAACTCTGGTGATTGGTTATGATCACCATTTCGGAAGAAACCGGGAAGGCTCATACAAAGAACTCGAGGAAATGGCATCGATGTATGGGTTCAGACTGGAAGAGATCTCGAAACAGGTTATTGATGAGGTTGCTGTCAGTTCTACGAAGATTCGCAAAGCCCTTTTGCTGGGTGATGTTGAGGCTGCAAATAAATTATTGGGACATGATTTCACCCTGCGTGGGGAGGTCATTAAAGGTGACAGAATCGGCACCAGTCTTGGTTTTCCGACTGCCAATATCAAAATCAGGGAATCGTATAAATTGATTCCGGAGGATGGCATTTACGCGGTCATGGTGGAAGTTGACGGAGAGCTTCATAAAGGAATGCTGTATCTCGGAACTAGGCCGACGGTCGACGGCAAAAAACACACTTCTGAAGTGAATATCCTTGATTTTAACAGAGATATTTATGGCAAAACCATCACTGTTTTTCTAAAAACGAGGATCCGGGGTGATATGCACTTCGAAAATCTGGAACAATTGAAGGAAAAGATGAAGGAAGACCTTCAGAACGCAACAAAATTGCTTTCCTGA
- a CDS encoding DUF3822 family protein — MSLTTENIFRSRSSPESASIFILDESLETQTAGRCDLFVSVEPGGIQLALKELKENCFLALECFPADPKKTETQWTEVFEKISAQSKLLRKYEFARVTVSISTPYYTLVPDGLFRKGDEQGYLQFNFPVEQDMTVYATPVPFFQLYSVFAIPTSLVTELNHLFEDPEIVHHSRALLESMSMFARTHQERQLFLNFYGNDMDAIVTDGKNLILMNSFSCKGIEDTLYFVLFLCEQLDMNPETIDVRLAGNIEKESALYKLLFRYIRNLSFSTRPGPAEYSYGFKDLPSQFFHPLFSLALCES; from the coding sequence TTGAGCCTCACTACAGAAAACATTTTTCGCAGTCGTTCCTCACCGGAATCCGCTTCCATTTTCATCCTTGATGAAAGCCTGGAAACGCAAACCGCCGGGCGTTGCGATCTGTTTGTTTCCGTGGAACCGGGCGGAATTCAGCTTGCTTTGAAGGAGCTAAAAGAGAATTGCTTTCTCGCACTTGAATGTTTTCCTGCTGATCCTAAAAAAACTGAAACACAATGGACGGAAGTTTTTGAAAAAATTTCCGCTCAAAGTAAGTTGCTCAGGAAATATGAATTTGCCAGGGTCACAGTAAGTATTTCCACTCCGTATTACACATTGGTGCCGGATGGTTTATTCCGCAAAGGCGATGAGCAGGGTTACCTTCAGTTTAATTTCCCAGTAGAACAGGACATGACTGTTTACGCAACCCCAGTTCCGTTTTTTCAATTGTATTCTGTTTTTGCCATTCCAACTTCCCTGGTTACCGAACTGAATCATCTTTTTGAAGATCCTGAAATTGTTCACCACTCCAGGGCTCTCCTGGAAAGTATGAGCATGTTTGCACGTACGCACCAGGAGCGACAACTCTTTCTGAATTTTTACGGTAACGACATGGACGCGATTGTCACCGACGGAAAGAATCTCATTCTGATGAATTCATTTTCCTGCAAAGGCATTGAAGATACCTTGTATTTCGTTCTCTTCCTTTGCGAACAGCTCGATATGAATCCGGAAACAATCGATGTTAGACTTGCCGGAAATATCGAAAAAGAATCCGCCTTGTATAAACTCTTGTTCCGTTACATTCGTAACCTGAGCTTCAGCACGCGTCCTGGTCCTGCCGAATACAGTTACGGCTTCAAGGATTTGCCTTCCCAGTTCTTTCACCCGCTTTTTAGTCTGGCCCTTTGCGAATCATAG
- a CDS encoding LysE family translocator: MLEPIFSGFTFGLLLAIMLGPVFFALLQTSLHEGFKAGVHMAIGVFISDATVIAVCYFFAAQLNLMEQNKTLMGWIGGILLIGFGVVNFIKKIKVKEVDDDKKTVHAKFMLQGFLLNIMNPAVLLFWLSVISMVSLKSYNRSEEAAFFASVLLTVFGTDLLKSFVANRIKNLLKANVILWVNRVIGCALIGFGVHMIWKII; this comes from the coding sequence ATGCTCGAACCCATTTTCAGCGGATTTACTTTTGGACTGTTGCTGGCAATCATGCTGGGGCCGGTGTTTTTTGCTTTGCTGCAAACGAGTCTGCACGAAGGGTTCAAGGCGGGTGTACACATGGCAATTGGCGTATTCATCAGTGACGCGACAGTCATCGCCGTTTGTTATTTTTTCGCTGCTCAGCTTAACCTCATGGAACAAAACAAAACCCTGATGGGTTGGATCGGAGGGATCTTGCTGATTGGATTTGGTGTTGTCAATTTCATCAAGAAAATAAAAGTAAAAGAAGTGGATGATGACAAAAAAACCGTCCATGCCAAATTTATGTTGCAGGGATTTCTCCTCAACATCATGAACCCGGCGGTTTTACTTTTCTGGCTGAGTGTAATCAGTATGGTGAGTCTGAAATCCTATAACCGGAGCGAAGAGGCTGCATTCTTTGCTTCTGTTTTATTGACAGTCTTTGGGACTGATTTACTGAAATCATTTGTCGCTAACCGTATTAAAAATCTTTTAAAAGCCAATGTCATCCTTTGGGTGAACCGTGTCATCGGTTGCGCACTGATTGGATTTGGCGTTCACATGATCTGGAAGATTATCTGA
- a CDS encoding TonB-dependent receptor: MKKVFFAGRHCRNLLLIIFVCLQANSFAQQNITGVILDDENNQPVAGASIHIEGTFFTILSNDEGKFSFLDYKKGEADLTITHISYETKKIHVLSKDSPQSIRMSVKNYLSEEVTITATRMDGRNGFAYSNQNKEELEKKNLGQDLPFLLNMTPSLVVTSDAGNGVGYTGLRIRGSDASRINVTLNGIPVNDPESHQVYWVDLPDLASSAENIQVQRGVGTSTNGAGAFGGSVNIQSSAFQSKAFGQVNSAVGSFNTWKNTVSFGSGLIDNKFSIDGRFSKINSGGYIDRSKSDLHSMYLSGGYYGKKSSLRGLILSGKEKTYQAWYGVPEDSLSSNPSFNPAGLYTDAAGNILYYENQTDNYQQDYYQLIHAIELSPSLLLNTAVHYTKGKGYYEEYSVGDAFSKYGLPDIYTATDTISSSDFIRRRWLNNDFYGLTANLHYEKEKWNFILGLCANEYDGKHFGEVIWAKDGSVPNGKLEYYSDDAVKKESSGFLKLGGTFAHGIYVYADLQSRFVSYQFIGYDRDGKNLPQKTNSAFFNPKAGMSWQINEKQQFCLSVAVAHKEPVRDDYVNSSPDSRPKAEALTDLEAGYRFSLKKFFLSANFYHMAYTDQLILTGEINDVGEYTRQNVADSYRQGIEFEGGWSVSEKVKLSANATFSKNKIKHFEEYIDNYDDYTQQRNDYDNTDISFSPSLISAGIINWTPIKNLEFEFTGKYIGKQFLDNTMNEKRKLDAYVVNDARIAWTIKPKGISEIGFTLAVNNLFDQRYSSNGYTYSYIYGGSASTFNYYFPQAGVTVMFGIKARI; the protein is encoded by the coding sequence ATGAAGAAGGTATTTTTTGCAGGCCGGCACTGCCGGAATTTGCTCCTGATCATTTTCGTTTGTCTTCAGGCAAATTCATTTGCACAACAAAACATCACCGGAGTTATCCTTGACGATGAAAACAATCAGCCTGTCGCAGGCGCTTCAATTCATATTGAAGGAACTTTCTTCACCATTCTGAGCAATGATGAAGGAAAATTTTCTTTTCTGGATTATAAAAAAGGAGAAGCCGATCTGACCATCACGCACATCTCCTATGAAACAAAAAAAATCCATGTTCTGAGTAAAGATTCACCACAAAGTATTCGCATGAGCGTGAAGAATTATTTATCGGAAGAAGTCACCATCACTGCAACACGCATGGATGGCAGAAATGGTTTCGCTTACAGCAATCAGAATAAAGAAGAACTGGAGAAGAAAAATCTAGGACAGGATTTACCCTTCCTGCTGAACATGACCCCTTCGCTTGTTGTCACTTCCGATGCCGGAAACGGTGTCGGTTATACCGGACTGCGCATCCGTGGAAGCGACGCGAGCAGGATCAATGTGACACTTAACGGAATTCCAGTGAACGACCCGGAATCTCACCAGGTGTATTGGGTGGATCTTCCTGACCTTGCTTCTTCAGCGGAAAACATCCAGGTGCAACGCGGTGTGGGAACCTCCACCAATGGCGCCGGAGCTTTCGGTGGCAGTGTAAATATTCAATCCAGCGCTTTCCAGTCGAAAGCATTCGGACAAGTGAACAGCGCTGTTGGCTCCTTTAATACATGGAAAAACACCGTCTCCTTTGGAAGCGGATTAATCGACAATAAATTTTCTATCGATGGAAGATTTTCGAAAATAAATTCGGGCGGTTATATCGACCGATCAAAAAGTGATTTGCATTCGATGTATTTATCGGGCGGATATTATGGAAAGAAAAGTTCGCTGCGCGGACTCATTTTATCCGGTAAAGAAAAAACCTACCAGGCCTGGTACGGCGTTCCTGAGGATTCTTTGAGTTCAAATCCGAGTTTCAATCCGGCAGGCTTGTATACTGATGCCGCTGGAAATATTTTGTATTACGAAAATCAAACCGACAATTATCAGCAGGACTATTACCAGTTGATTCATGCGATTGAACTCAGTCCCTCCCTGCTTTTAAATACAGCTGTTCATTACACAAAAGGAAAAGGATACTATGAAGAATACAGTGTTGGTGACGCTTTCTCCAAATACGGACTTCCTGATATTTACACTGCAACAGACACCATCAGCAGTTCTGATTTCATTCGCAGACGATGGCTCAACAACGATTTCTACGGACTCACTGCCAATCTTCATTATGAGAAAGAAAAATGGAATTTCATTCTCGGACTTTGCGCTAATGAATACGATGGAAAACATTTCGGTGAAGTGATTTGGGCAAAAGACGGATCTGTCCCTAATGGAAAACTGGAATACTACAGTGATGACGCTGTTAAAAAAGAAAGCAGCGGATTCTTAAAACTCGGCGGAACTTTTGCGCATGGAATTTATGTGTATGCAGATCTGCAGTCGCGTTTTGTTTCCTATCAATTTATCGGTTACGACAGAGACGGAAAAAATCTTCCTCAAAAAACAAACTCAGCTTTTTTTAATCCGAAAGCCGGAATGTCCTGGCAGATCAATGAAAAACAACAGTTCTGTTTGTCGGTGGCTGTTGCTCACAAAGAACCGGTTCGTGACGATTATGTGAATTCATCGCCCGATAGTCGTCCGAAAGCGGAAGCACTCACCGATCTTGAAGCTGGTTACCGTTTTAGTCTGAAGAAATTTTTTCTTTCCGCAAATTTCTATCACATGGCATACACTGACCAGCTGATTCTCACCGGAGAAATCAATGATGTCGGTGAATACACAAGACAAAATGTCGCCGACAGCTACCGACAAGGAATAGAATTTGAAGGAGGCTGGTCGGTGTCGGAGAAAGTGAAGTTGTCGGCTAATGCTACATTCAGCAAAAATAAAATCAAACATTTCGAAGAATACATCGACAACTACGACGATTATACGCAGCAAAGAAATGATTACGACAACACAGACATTTCATTTTCACCCTCACTCATCAGCGCGGGAATTATCAATTGGACACCGATAAAAAATCTCGAATTTGAATTCACCGGAAAATACATTGGCAAACAATTTCTGGACAACACCATGAATGAAAAAAGAAAGCTCGATGCTTATGTTGTCAATGACGCGAGAATTGCCTGGACCATCAAACCAAAAGGCATCAGCGAAATCGGTTTTACTCTCGCCGTCAACAACCTCTTTGATCAACGCTATTCATCGAACGGTTATACCTATAGTTATATCTACGGCGGAAGCGCTTCTACTTTTAATTACTATTTCCCGCAAGCAGGGGTGACGGTGATGTTTGGAATAAAAGCACGAATCTAG
- the icd gene encoding NADP-dependent isocitrate dehydrogenase, whose product MSGNKITMSGGKLTVPDQPIIPFIEGDGTGPDIWRASVRVLDAAVEKAYAGKKKIEWKEVLAGEKSFKKTGNWLPDETLDAFKEYLVGIKGPLTTPVGGGIRSLNVALRQILDLYVCLRPVRWFEGVPSPVKNPGAVDMVIFRENTEDIYAGIEFVAGSPEAQKVLDFIAKEFPKDFNKIRFGTEEKGKGFLQAAGSSDSTAVAVGIGIKPVSKIGSERLISSAIDYAILHKKKSVTIVHKGNIMKYTEGAFRDWGYAVAEKKYGDKVYTWSTWEKTKKEKGEAAANEEQKAALAAGRILVKDSIADITLQQVLTRPEDFDVIATLNLNGDYLSDALAAQVGGIGIAPGANINYVTGHAIFEATHGTAPKYADQDKVNPGSVILSGAMMLEHLGWIEAANLIYKSMEKSIAKKRVTYDFERQMQGATLLKCSEFGDELISNM is encoded by the coding sequence ATGTCAGGAAATAAAATTACCATGTCGGGCGGAAAGTTAACGGTTCCCGATCAACCTATTATTCCATTTATTGAAGGCGATGGCACCGGTCCGGATATCTGGCGTGCTTCTGTGCGTGTTTTGGATGCAGCGGTAGAAAAAGCGTATGCAGGCAAAAAGAAGATTGAATGGAAAGAAGTTCTTGCCGGTGAAAAATCGTTCAAGAAAACAGGAAACTGGTTGCCCGATGAAACGCTCGACGCATTCAAAGAATATCTCGTTGGTATTAAAGGTCCGCTGACAACTCCTGTTGGCGGAGGTATCCGTTCCCTCAATGTGGCATTACGTCAGATTCTTGATTTGTACGTTTGTCTGCGTCCCGTGCGTTGGTTTGAAGGTGTTCCTTCTCCGGTGAAAAATCCGGGTGCTGTTGACATGGTTATTTTCCGTGAGAACACAGAAGATATCTACGCGGGAATTGAATTTGTTGCCGGTTCACCGGAAGCACAAAAGGTTTTGGATTTTATCGCGAAAGAATTTCCGAAAGATTTCAATAAGATTCGTTTTGGTACAGAAGAAAAAGGCAAAGGCTTTTTACAGGCTGCCGGTTCTTCAGATAGCACAGCGGTTGCCGTTGGAATCGGTATTAAACCGGTTTCAAAAATTGGTTCCGAGCGTTTGATCAGCTCAGCGATCGATTACGCGATTCTTCACAAAAAGAAATCGGTGACCATCGTTCACAAAGGCAATATCATGAAATACACTGAAGGTGCATTCCGTGACTGGGGCTATGCTGTCGCTGAAAAGAAATATGGCGACAAGGTTTACACATGGTCGACCTGGGAGAAAACTAAAAAAGAAAAAGGTGAAGCTGCAGCTAATGAAGAACAAAAAGCGGCTTTGGCAGCAGGAAGAATTCTTGTGAAAGATTCCATTGCTGACATCACTCTGCAACAGGTACTCACTCGTCCGGAAGATTTTGATGTGATCGCAACACTCAATCTGAATGGAGATTACCTCAGTGACGCATTGGCTGCACAAGTTGGTGGAATCGGTATTGCTCCGGGAGCGAATATCAACTATGTGACCGGACATGCGATCTTCGAAGCTACTCACGGTACAGCGCCAAAATATGCGGATCAGGACAAAGTAAATCCGGGTTCAGTAATTCTTTCCGGAGCGATGATGCTGGAACACCTCGGATGGATCGAAGCCGCTAACCTTATCTACAAGAGCATGGAAAAAAGCATCGCGAAGAAACGTGTTACTTACGATTTCGAACGCCAGATGCAGGGAGCTACACTGCTGAAATGCTCTGAATTCGGAGATGAATTAATCAGCAATATGTAA
- the coaD gene encoding pantetheine-phosphate adenylyltransferase produces the protein MSSKKIAVFPGSFDPITKGHESIVSRCLDLFDEIVIGIGYNSNKHYYFSQDRREHFIKKTFENQSKVRVERYSGLTVEFCKQIGAQYILRGLRTSADFEFERAIAQMNRAMIPEVETIFIVSDPALSHISSTIVRDILLYQGDVSKFVPVAVTV, from the coding sequence ATGTCATCAAAAAAAATCGCAGTATTCCCGGGATCATTTGATCCAATCACGAAAGGGCACGAAAGCATTGTGAGCCGTTGTCTGGATTTATTTGATGAAATCGTTATCGGTATTGGTTACAATTCAAACAAACATTATTATTTCTCACAGGACAGACGGGAACATTTTATTAAAAAGACTTTTGAAAATCAAAGCAAGGTCAGGGTTGAAAGATACAGCGGACTCACTGTTGAGTTTTGCAAACAGATTGGCGCGCAGTACATCCTGCGTGGACTGCGTACATCAGCAGACTTTGAATTCGAGCGTGCGATTGCACAGATGAACAGGGCCATGATTCCGGAAGTAGAAACTATTTTTATTGTATCCGATCCTGCATTGTCACATATCTCCTCCACGATCGTCCGTGACATCCTGCTCTACCAGGGAGATGTTTCCAAATTTGTTCCGGTTGCCGTTACAGTTTAA